One part of the Suncus etruscus isolate mSunEtr1 chromosome 2, mSunEtr1.pri.cur, whole genome shotgun sequence genome encodes these proteins:
- the B3GNT7 gene encoding UDP-GlcNAc:betaGal beta-1,3-N-acetylglucosaminyltransferase 7 yields the protein MADTFRKLDSQTADETLLVVTSAVCCAGTRKGQQKGKKTISKSVFLALALLVVVTVFQRSLTPSQFLQGSPALQFRLQKPSGASSQPQDFWKTPQDAVPSTPTVETASRGPQAWDVTSVNCTANVNLTQQPWFQGLEPHFQQFLLYRHCRFFPMLLNHPEKCQGPVHLLVVVKSVITQHDRREAIRRTWGTERASAGPGLGAVRTLFLLGTASKREERAHYQQLLTYEDRLYGDILQWDFLDSFFNLTLKETHFLKWLHIYCPDVHFVFKGDDDVFVHPDNLLEFLLDRQPHEDLFVGDVLQHARPIRRKDNKYYIPVSLYPKASYPPYAGGGGFLMAGGLAHRLHRACSTLELYPIDDVFLGMCLQVLGVQPRAHEGFKTFGISRNRHSRMNSEPCFFRSMLVVHKLLPAELLTMWRLVHGNLTCARQLQVF from the exons ATGGCTGACACTTTTCGAAAACTC GACTCCCAGACAGCAGACGAGACCCTCCTGGTGGTCACCTCTGCAGTTTGCTGTGCTGGCACCAGAAAGGGCCAACAGAAGGG GAAGAAAACCATCTCCAAGAGTGTCTTCCTGGCACTAGCCCTGCTGGTGGTTGTCACCGTGTTCCAGCGCAGCCTCACCCCCAGCCAGTTCCTCCAGGGTTCCCCGGCTCTCCAGTTCAGGCTGCAAAAACCCAGTGGGGCCTCATCGCAACCCCAGGACTTCTGGAAGACCCCCCAAGATGCGGTCCCCTCCACGCCCACAGTGGAGACAGCCTCTCGGGGGCCGCAGGCCTGGGATGTGACCAGTGTCAACTGCACGGCCAACGTGAACCTGACGCAGCAGCCGTGGTTCCAGGGCTTGGAACCTCATTTCCAGCAGTTCCTCCTGTACCGCCACTGCCGCTTCTTCCCCATGCTCCTGAATCACCCTGAAAAGTGCCAAGGCCCCGTGCACCTGCTCGTGGTGGTGAAGTCTGTGATCACACAGCATGATCGGCGGGAGGCCATCCGGCGCACTTGGGGCACAGAACGGGCATCAGCCGGGCCAGGGCTGGGCGCAGTGCGTACCCTCTTTCTGCTGGGCACCGCATCCAAGCGTGAGGAGCGGGCCCACTACCAACAGCTGCTGACCTACGAGGACCGCCTGTACGGCGACATCCTGCAGTGGGACTTTCTGGACAGCTTCTTCAACCTGACCCTCAAAGAGACCCACTTTCTCAAGTGGCTGCACATCTACTGCCCCGATGTGCACTTTGTCTTCAAGGGGGACGATGACGTCTTCGTCCACCCTGACAACCTGCTGGAGTTTCTGCTGGACCGGCAGCCCCACGAGGACCTGTTTGTGGGGGATGTACTGCAGCATGCTAGGCCCATTCGCCGCAAAGACAACAAATACTATATCCCAGTCAGCTTGTACCCCAAGGCCAGCTACCCGCCTTATGCGGGTGGAGGGGGCTTCTTGATGGCCGGCGGCCTGGCCCACCGCTTGCACCGGGCCTGCTCCACGCTGGAGCTTTACCCCATCGACGACGTCTTCCTGGGCATGTGCCTGCAGGTACTGGGTGTACAGCCCCGTGCCCACGAGGGTTTTAAGACCTTCGGCATCTCCCGCAACCGCCACAGCCGCATGAACTCGGAGCCCTGCTTTTTCCGCTCCATGTTGGTGGTACATAAGCTGCTGCCCGCTGAGCTGCTGACCATGTGGAGGCTGGTACATGGTAACCTCACGTGTGCCCGCCAGCTGCAGGTGTTCTGA